A single Nostoc sp. PCC 7107 DNA region contains:
- a CDS encoding ABC transporter permease, producing the protein MNISPTQKKPRVAWQAVLSVIMFIFMYLPILVLGFYSFNKSSYSATWQGFTLDWYGKLFSDDRILSALNNSLIVAFCAVGISAVLGTLMAVGLARYKFPGKSVYRSVAYLPLIIPDIAIAVATLVFLAAFAVPLSLWTIVAAHIVFCLAYVGLVVGSRLNNLDPHLEEAALDLGATPVQAFIKVLLPQLMPGIVAGCLLAFVLSLDDFLIASFTAGSGYNTLPMEIFSRIKGGVKPDINALSMLLITVSAIVAFVAEFMRILGERK; encoded by the coding sequence ATGAATATTTCGCCTACACAAAAAAAACCGCGTGTCGCATGGCAAGCGGTTTTATCAGTAATTATGTTTATTTTTATGTATTTGCCTATACTGGTATTAGGCTTTTATAGTTTCAACAAGTCTTCTTACAGTGCAACTTGGCAAGGATTTACCCTCGATTGGTATGGCAAACTCTTCAGTGACGATCGCATTTTATCCGCTTTGAACAATAGTTTGATAGTTGCCTTTTGCGCCGTGGGAATTTCTGCCGTGTTGGGAACCTTAATGGCTGTGGGATTAGCGCGGTATAAATTTCCTGGTAAGAGTGTGTATCGGAGTGTAGCTTACTTACCCTTAATTATCCCTGATATTGCGATCGCTGTTGCCACCTTGGTCTTTCTCGCAGCCTTTGCTGTTCCCTTGAGTTTATGGACAATTGTAGCGGCACACATCGTATTTTGTCTAGCTTACGTAGGGCTAGTGGTGGGTTCAAGACTCAATAACTTAGATCCTCACCTAGAAGAAGCCGCATTAGATTTAGGCGCTACACCAGTACAAGCATTTATTAAAGTATTATTACCACAATTAATGCCAGGAATTGTAGCTGGTTGTCTGCTGGCTTTTGTTCTCAGCTTAGATGATTTTTTGATTGCCAGTTTTACTGCTGGTAGTGGTTACAATACCTTGCCGATGGAAATTTTTAGTCGGATTAAAGGTGGTGTGAAGCCTGATATCAATGCTCTCAGTATGCTGCTAATTACAGTATCAGCAATTGTTGCTTTTGTCGCTGAATTCATGCGGATTTTAGGAGAGAGAAAATAG
- a CDS encoding glycosyltransferase family 4 protein gives MKIAQVAPLWERVPPPAYGGIELVVGLLTDELVRRGHEVTLFASGDSISLAKLKSVHPRALRLDPDVKETGIYEMLQLASVYDIADEFDIIHSHMGCASLPYANLVNTPTVHTLHGIFTPDNQKMFQYAKRQPFVSISQAQREISLGLNYTATVYNGIDISSYKFHPEPKEPPYLAFLGRISPEKGTHLAIAIAKQSGWHLKIAGKVDIVDLDYFEKEIEPLVDGEKIEYLGEANHQQKNALMGGAVVTLFPITWREPFGLVMVESMAAGTPVIAMKLGSTSEVIADGKTGFLCNSVAECVSAINKVAELDRYTCRQYVENHFSFQRMTDGYEEVYRQILQNKFAKNGHIRSTVTSGIARI, from the coding sequence ATGAAAATAGCTCAAGTTGCCCCACTATGGGAGAGAGTACCACCTCCAGCTTACGGGGGTATTGAGTTAGTGGTGGGGTTACTGACCGATGAATTAGTGCGACGAGGACATGAAGTTACTCTATTCGCATCGGGTGATTCTATCAGTTTAGCCAAGCTAAAATCAGTGCATCCTCGTGCTTTACGACTTGATCCTGATGTTAAAGAAACTGGCATTTATGAAATGTTGCAGTTAGCTTCAGTCTACGACATAGCAGATGAGTTTGATATTATTCACTCACACATGGGCTGTGCCTCACTACCTTACGCAAATCTCGTTAATACCCCCACTGTTCATACTTTACACGGGATTTTTACACCTGATAATCAAAAGATGTTTCAATATGCGAAACGTCAACCTTTTGTAAGTATTTCTCAAGCCCAAAGGGAAATTTCCCTAGGTTTGAATTATACAGCCACAGTTTACAACGGGATAGATATTAGTAGTTACAAATTCCATCCTGAACCGAAAGAACCGCCTTATTTAGCATTTTTAGGGCGGATATCTCCAGAGAAGGGGACGCATTTAGCAATTGCTATTGCTAAACAATCTGGTTGGCATTTAAAAATTGCTGGTAAGGTAGATATTGTTGATTTAGATTACTTTGAAAAAGAAATTGAACCTTTAGTTGATGGCGAAAAAATTGAGTATTTAGGTGAAGCAAATCATCAACAAAAAAATGCTCTGATGGGTGGTGCAGTAGTTACTTTATTTCCCATTACTTGGCGCGAACCGTTTGGGTTAGTGATGGTGGAATCAATGGCAGCAGGTACACCTGTAATTGCGATGAAATTAGGTTCTACCTCAGAGGTAATTGCCGATGGCAAGACTGGTTTTCTCTGTAATAGTGTAGCGGAATGTGTGAGTGCAATTAATAAAGTTGCAGAGTTAGACAGATATACTTGCCGTCAGTATGTGGAAAATCATTTTAGCTTTCAGCGGATGACTGATGGTTATGAAGAAGTTTATCGACAAATTCTGCAAAATAAATTTGCTAAAAATGGTCATATTCGTAGTACTGTGACTTCAGGAATTGCCAGAATATAA
- a CDS encoding bifunctional serine/threonine-protein kinase/formylglycine-generating enzyme family protein, which translates to MQICQNPNCSNPFNADGNRFCISCGHNSFGKLLRNRYRVLKLLGEGGFSKTYAAEDADRLDAPCVIKQFFPQIQGTGQRTKAAEFFKEEAFRLYELGENHSQIPRLLAYFAQGSSLYLVQEFIQGRTLLEEVQEQTFNEEKIRKILTDLLPVLEFIHACNFVHRDIKPENIIRRDSDGKLVLIDFGGAKQVTQTSIARQATVIYTMGYAPSEQMAGFACPASDLYALGVTCVRLLTQCLPIQDAYGQIKDPLYDAMNGQWLWQEYLDAQGIYISEDLRKILDKLLEHLASDRYQSATEVLNDLKSAKTVIIEPQITQATFIKLPTEAKIIKPLPPLKSCEFAVVTVDTGGREVNRDRTTAEFFVEELSKGVTLEMLAIPGGTYLMGSPTFEGDADERPQHRVAIAPFFMGKYPITQSQWRAVAGLPKIKQTLNPYPSKFKGLNRPVENVSWHEAVEFCIRLSQQTGREYRLPSEAEWEYACRAGTTTSFHFGEKITTELVNYSDSDTYLTESKTRYRKETTDVGNFQIANAFGLYDMHGLVWEWCADPWHNNYQGAPSDGKVWEDGGDNNRRVLRGGSWNFGAELCRSASRSWNESDGGLRICGFRVVFSVG; encoded by the coding sequence ATGCAAATCTGCCAAAATCCCAATTGTTCAAATCCCTTCAATGCTGACGGCAATAGATTTTGCATAAGTTGCGGACACAACAGTTTTGGCAAACTGCTGAGAAACCGTTACCGCGTATTAAAACTATTAGGCGAAGGTGGATTTAGTAAAACTTACGCAGCTGAAGATGCAGATAGACTAGATGCACCTTGCGTCATTAAACAATTCTTTCCGCAAATTCAAGGAACCGGACAACGTACAAAAGCAGCAGAATTCTTCAAAGAAGAGGCATTTCGACTGTATGAACTAGGAGAAAATCATAGCCAAATTCCCAGATTATTAGCTTACTTTGCCCAAGGTTCGAGTTTATATTTAGTCCAAGAATTTATCCAAGGCAGAACACTCTTAGAAGAAGTTCAAGAGCAAACTTTTAATGAAGAGAAAATCCGCAAAATATTAACTGATTTATTACCAGTATTAGAATTTATTCATGCTTGTAATTTCGTCCATCGAGATATCAAACCAGAAAACATCATCCGGCGTGATAGCGATGGCAAATTAGTATTAATTGACTTTGGTGGGGCAAAACAAGTAACCCAAACCAGCATAGCTAGACAAGCTACAGTAATTTATACAATGGGTTATGCTCCCAGTGAGCAAATGGCTGGTTTTGCTTGTCCTGCTAGTGATTTATATGCTTTGGGGGTCACTTGTGTGCGGTTGCTAACACAATGTTTACCCATCCAAGATGCTTACGGACAAATTAAAGACCCGCTTTATGATGCCATGAACGGTCAGTGGTTATGGCAGGAATATTTAGATGCACAAGGTATTTATATTAGCGAAGATTTAAGAAAAATTTTAGATAAATTATTGGAACATTTAGCAAGTGATCGATATCAATCAGCAACGGAAGTTTTGAATGATTTGAAATCGGCCAAAACCGTAATTATTGAACCACAAATAACACAAGCGACATTCATAAAATTACCAACAGAAGCAAAAATTATTAAACCCTTACCGCCCTTAAAAAGCTGTGAATTTGCAGTAGTTACAGTAGACACAGGCGGTAGAGAAGTTAATCGCGATCGCACCACCGCCGAATTTTTTGTGGAAGAATTGAGTAAAGGCGTAACCTTAGAAATGTTAGCGATTCCCGGTGGTACTTATTTAATGGGTTCTCCCACCTTTGAAGGCGATGCAGATGAACGTCCCCAACATCGAGTAGCGATCGCACCCTTTTTTATGGGTAAATATCCTATCACCCAATCACAGTGGCGTGCTGTTGCAGGCTTACCCAAAATCAAACAAACCTTAAATCCCTACCCTTCTAAATTTAAAGGACTTAACCGCCCCGTAGAAAACGTTTCTTGGCACGAAGCAGTAGAATTTTGCATTCGACTTTCCCAACAAACCGGAAGGGAATATCGCCTCCCCAGCGAAGCCGAATGGGAATATGCTTGTCGCGCTGGTACTACCACATCCTTTCACTTTGGCGAAAAAATCACCACAGAACTAGTCAACTACAGCGATAGCGATACCTATTTGACGGAATCTAAAACCAGATATCGCAAAGAAACCACCGATGTAGGTAATTTTCAAATCGCCAACGCCTTTGGATTGTACGATATGCACGGGCTAGTTTGGGAATGGTGCGCTGACCCTTGGCACAACAATTACCAAGGCGCACCCTCAGATGGCAAAGTTTGGGAAGATGGCGGTGATAATAACCGCCGGGTGCTGCGTGGTGGTTCCTGGAACTTCGGTGCAGAACTGTGTCGCAGCGCCAGCCGCAGCTGGAATGAATCAGACGGCGGTTTAAGAATTTGTGGTTTTCGCGTCGTCTTTTCTGTGGGATAG
- a CDS encoding ATP:cob(I)alamin adenosyltransferase: MIEHFTGFYTSRPFWAGEPPIDIKTLLNIENQTQPSEIQNQLYELMSAITFSYETNNFRLWICKDGRILVHIKELEKEIDKIRDNGDFETESKLLGQYLNYINCLYLLLDAVLIEFKQFSYFNLSEITNRDVIRIRFEDGNCDVEIIATESLTSIYQKGRYLFTYDNIFSMYHRHSLSKDVFDLLFAKYSIATANTSLLNNLAEVAKSLSEYKIGNYSTSLVLAWFVSESAIIRIWNKYLDSSNRDYPDGIRRISTERKKILTGRDYTVSVISNILELSGIIPFPTYQNINTVRGFRNKVVHGDSNFTCSAEHCQKAIELALNLTLEGTGLKVLPNYTRSLPGL, from the coding sequence TTGATTGAACATTTCACCGGATTTTATACATCCCGTCCATTCTGGGCTGGTGAGCCTCCCATTGATATTAAAACTCTGCTGAATATTGAAAATCAGACGCAACCCTCTGAAATCCAGAATCAGCTTTATGAGTTAATGTCAGCTATTACATTCTCATACGAAACTAATAACTTCCGACTTTGGATTTGTAAAGATGGAAGGATACTGGTTCACATTAAAGAGTTAGAAAAAGAAATTGACAAAATTAGAGATAACGGTGATTTTGAAACAGAAAGCAAATTATTAGGACAGTATTTAAATTATATAAATTGTCTTTATCTTTTGTTAGATGCTGTTTTAATTGAATTTAAACAGTTCTCATACTTTAATTTATCAGAAATTACAAATAGAGATGTAATTCGTATACGGTTTGAAGATGGTAACTGTGACGTAGAAATCATTGCAACTGAAAGTCTAACTTCTATCTACCAAAAAGGACGTTATTTGTTTACATACGACAATATTTTTAGTATGTATCATCGACACTCTCTTTCCAAAGATGTTTTTGATTTATTATTTGCTAAATACTCAATTGCTACAGCTAATACTAGTCTGCTGAACAACCTTGCTGAAGTAGCCAAGAGCTTATCAGAATATAAAATTGGAAATTACTCTACTTCGCTAGTTTTAGCTTGGTTTGTGAGTGAGTCAGCAATCATCAGAATATGGAATAAATACCTTGACTCTTCTAATCGGGATTATCCTGATGGAATTCGTCGAATTTCAACAGAACGGAAAAAAATACTTACTGGACGTGATTATACGGTAAGTGTCATCTCGAATATCCTTGAGTTATCAGGCATAATTCCATTTCCGACGTACCAAAATATTAATACTGTACGTGGATTTCGGAACAAAGTAGTACATGGTGATTCTAACTTTACTTGTAGCGCTGAACATTGCCAAAAGGCGATTGAACTAGCTCTTAATCTTACATTGGAAGGAACTGGTTTAAAGGTATTACCTAACTACACACGTTCACTCCCTGGATTATGA
- a CDS encoding DUF4189 domain-containing protein: MLKVDLKKSLLTAIAVISILPAISQTAQAGAANNVFGAISYSPSTKVYSTGIAKTKQAAINASLNKCRRESAARDCTTPLWFKNAWGALAVGSDGSYGTGWGTNQSLAKKYAVETCQKYGGADCQVVLIKQARQ, encoded by the coding sequence ATGTTAAAAGTAGATTTAAAAAAAAGCTTATTGACCGCGATCGCAGTTATCTCTATATTACCTGCAATTAGCCAGACTGCTCAAGCTGGTGCTGCTAACAATGTATTTGGAGCCATTTCTTATTCTCCTTCTACTAAAGTTTACTCAACAGGAATTGCTAAAACAAAGCAAGCAGCAATCAACGCATCTTTAAATAAATGTCGCCGTGAGAGTGCAGCTAGAGATTGTACAACACCATTATGGTTTAAAAATGCTTGGGGAGCCTTAGCTGTAGGTTCTGATGGTAGTTATGGCACAGGCTGGGGTACTAATCAATCTCTTGCAAAAAAATATGCTGTAGAAACCTGTCAGAAATATGGTGGTGCAGATTGTCAAGTTGTTTTAATTAAACAAGCTAGACAATAA
- a CDS encoding cyanophycin synthase yields MPLVTSIIQKIAPQIGAVVVVDPEYAFVGHITFKNGNKACFSHSKLNINGFGSAEIAKDKAYSNFFLKHFGYKVTEGQTFFSKKLCEKIGSERNIDAGFDYAKELGFPVIVKPINLSQGRFVTKVYNKTEYYQVAKKILRITPGLIVERFYVGNDYRIVVMDDEVLAVYQRIPLCVVGDGKSTILELTQQKSKDFTTNGRKNNIDVHDFRIKRKLKRQKLKLDSVIPENQVVYLLDNANLSSGGDGLDLTESIHPDFQKLAINVTKDMGLRLSGLDIITEDITIPMNNYVIIEVNGSPGLTHYAAIGEAQVQRVENLYFKILKALENEQMYMQTN; encoded by the coding sequence ATGCCATTAGTAACATCCATAATTCAAAAAATTGCACCGCAGATAGGTGCAGTAGTTGTAGTAGACCCTGAATATGCTTTTGTTGGACACATTACATTTAAAAATGGTAATAAAGCTTGTTTTAGTCATAGCAAATTAAATATTAACGGTTTTGGGTCTGCCGAAATAGCTAAAGATAAAGCATATTCTAATTTTTTCCTCAAACATTTTGGATATAAAGTGACTGAAGGGCAAACGTTTTTTAGCAAGAAATTATGTGAAAAAATAGGAAGTGAAAGAAATATTGATGCCGGATTTGATTATGCTAAGGAATTAGGTTTTCCGGTGATTGTGAAGCCAATTAACCTGAGCCAAGGTAGATTTGTGACTAAAGTCTACAATAAAACAGAATATTATCAAGTTGCGAAAAAAATCTTACGCATTACCCCAGGATTAATTGTCGAAAGATTTTATGTTGGTAATGATTACAGAATTGTAGTCATGGATGATGAAGTGCTGGCGGTATATCAAAGAATTCCTTTATGTGTAGTTGGTGATGGCAAGTCTACTATTTTAGAACTGACACAGCAAAAATCAAAAGATTTTACGACTAATGGTAGGAAAAATAATATAGATGTTCATGATTTCCGCATCAAACGAAAATTAAAGCGACAAAAGCTGAAGTTAGATAGTGTCATTCCTGAAAATCAGGTTGTTTATTTGTTAGATAATGCCAATTTATCGAGTGGTGGGGATGGGCTAGATTTGACTGAAAGTATCCATCCTGATTTTCAAAAATTAGCGATAAATGTCACCAAAGATATGGGATTAAGACTGTCAGGGTTAGACATTATTACTGAAGATATAACTATACCAATGAATAATTATGTGATTATCGAAGTTAATGGTTCTCCTGGTTTAACTCATTATGCTGCTATTGGTGAGGCTCAAGTACAAAGAGTCGAGAATTTATATTTCAAGATTCTCAAAGCTTTAGAGAATGAGCAGATGTATATGCAGACTAATTGA
- the nblS gene encoding two-component system sensor histidine kinase NblS, translated as MLALLKTIREAIANWWSDFTLQTKLLAVATLVVSLVMSGLTFWAVNTIQQDARLNDTRFGRDLGLLLAANVTPLVAENNLTEVAQFSQRFYSSTSSVRYMLYADESGKIFFGIPFWEREVENSLLTIERRIQLPEDYPGDNDKPMVRQHNTPDGIVTDVFVPLIVNKKYLGVLAIGINPNQTAVISTNFTRDVTIAVFITIWVMVILAGVINALTITKPIKELLVGVKQIATGNFKQRIDLPLGGELGELILSFNDMAERLERYEEQNIEELTAEKAKLETLVSTIADGAVLIDNNMQVILVNPTARRIFCWEGHDVVGSNVLHQLPPAIQMEITRPLYEMAAGECDSAEFRIHLNQPTKRTIRILLTTVLNLQRESIKGIAITVQDITREVELNEAKGQFISNVSHELRTPLFNIKSFIETLHDYGEDLSLEQRQDFLKTVNHETDRLTRLVNDVLDLSKLESGRSYNFDGVDLAQAIEQTLRTYQLNAKDKGIELIQEVAPNLPLVLGNYDLLLQVLANLVGNALKFTKAGGKVAIRTYQLDPKPHAPNQSPRVRVEISDTGIGIGSEDQQAIFDRFFRVENRVHTLEGTGLGLSIVRNIVERHGSKVHLVSEIGIGTTFWFDLALCD; from the coding sequence ATGTTAGCTCTGTTAAAAACAATCCGAGAAGCTATCGCCAATTGGTGGTCAGATTTCACCCTCCAAACTAAGCTTCTAGCTGTTGCCACGTTAGTGGTTTCTTTGGTGATGAGTGGTCTGACCTTTTGGGCTGTAAATACAATTCAGCAAGATGCCCGTCTGAATGACACCCGATTCGGCCGCGATTTGGGACTACTGCTTGCTGCTAACGTTACCCCTCTCGTTGCGGAAAATAATCTCACTGAGGTTGCCCAATTTTCCCAAAGATTTTACAGCAGTACTTCCAGTGTGAGGTATATGCTCTACGCTGACGAAAGCGGCAAAATCTTTTTTGGCATTCCCTTTTGGGAACGAGAGGTGGAAAACTCTTTGTTGACAATTGAGCGGCGCATACAATTGCCAGAAGATTATCCTGGTGATAACGATAAGCCAATGGTGCGGCAACATAACACTCCAGATGGCATCGTCACCGATGTATTTGTACCCCTCATCGTTAACAAAAAATACCTGGGTGTATTGGCTATTGGCATCAACCCCAACCAAACAGCAGTTATTTCCACTAATTTCACTCGTGATGTCACCATCGCCGTATTTATCACAATTTGGGTAATGGTAATTTTAGCTGGGGTAATTAACGCTTTAACCATCACCAAGCCAATTAAAGAACTGCTGGTTGGTGTGAAACAAATCGCCACTGGAAATTTCAAACAGCGTATCGATTTACCCCTAGGTGGCGAACTAGGAGAGTTAATTCTCAGTTTCAATGATATGGCAGAGCGTCTAGAACGCTATGAAGAACAAAATATTGAAGAACTCACTGCCGAAAAAGCCAAGCTAGAAACCCTAGTTTCCACTATTGCTGATGGTGCGGTGTTGATTGACAACAACATGCAGGTGATTTTAGTCAACCCCACAGCACGCCGGATTTTTTGCTGGGAAGGCCATGATGTTGTAGGTAGTAATGTTTTACATCAATTACCCCCAGCTATTCAGATGGAAATCACTCGTCCCCTTTACGAAATGGCTGCGGGTGAGTGCGATAGCGCTGAATTCCGTATTCATCTCAACCAACCAACCAAGCGCACAATTCGGATTTTATTAACTACAGTACTCAATCTCCAACGGGAAAGTATTAAAGGAATTGCGATTACTGTACAAGATATTACGCGGGAAGTAGAACTCAACGAAGCTAAAGGTCAATTTATCAGTAACGTTTCCCATGAACTCCGCACACCGTTATTCAATATCAAATCTTTTATTGAAACGCTGCACGACTACGGCGAAGACTTGAGTCTAGAACAGCGTCAGGATTTTCTCAAAACAGTTAACCATGAAACCGATCGCCTAACTCGTCTAGTTAACGATGTTTTAGACTTGTCTAAGTTAGAATCTGGTCGGAGTTACAACTTTGATGGCGTAGATCTCGCCCAAGCTATTGAACAAACACTGCGAACTTATCAACTCAACGCTAAAGATAAAGGTATTGAACTGATTCAAGAAGTTGCACCTAATTTACCGCTAGTTTTGGGTAATTATGATTTGTTACTCCAAGTATTAGCTAATTTAGTCGGAAATGCCTTGAAATTTACCAAAGCGGGGGGTAAAGTAGCTATCCGCACCTACCAATTAGATCCCAAACCCCACGCTCCTAATCAGTCTCCGCGTGTGCGCGTGGAAATATCTGATACTGGTATTGGTATCGGCTCAGAAGACCAACAGGCAATTTTTGACCGCTTCTTCCGTGTGGAAAACCGAGTTCATACTTTAGAAGGTACTGGTTTGGGTTTATCAATTGTCAGAAATATTGTGGAAAGACATGGGAGTAAAGTTCACTTGGTAAGTGAAATTGGCATCGGTACAACTTTCTGGTTTGATTTAGCTTTATGTGATTAG
- a CDS encoding alanine--glyoxylate aminotransferase family protein: MLPTISINDSQRLQLKPLEIPSKLLLGPGPSNAHPTVLQAMNTSPLGHLDPDFLGLMDEIQSLLRYVWQTENPLTIAVSGTGSAAMEATIANSVEPGDVILIGVAGYFGNRLVDMAGRYGADVRSITKPWGQVFSLEELRTAMETHRPTILALVHAETSTGARQPLEGVGELCREFGTLLLVDTVTSLGGVPIFLDEWGVDLAYSCSQKGLGCPPGASPFTMSPRAWEKLQRRSTKVGNWYLDMTLLSKYWGSERVYHHTAPINLYYALREALRLVAEEGLANCWQRHQKNVEYFWDRLEDVGLSLHVEREYRLPTLTTVRIPEGVDGKAIARQLLTEHGIEVGGGLGELAGKVWRVGLMGFNSRKENVDRLIEALEKVLPK, translated from the coding sequence ATGTTGCCAACCATCTCGATTAATGATAGTCAGCGCTTACAACTCAAACCTCTGGAAATCCCCTCCAAGTTACTGTTAGGGCCAGGCCCCTCCAATGCCCATCCTACAGTTCTCCAGGCAATGAATACCTCACCCCTAGGGCATCTTGACCCAGATTTTTTAGGGTTGATGGATGAAATTCAGTCGTTACTGCGTTACGTCTGGCAAACCGAAAATCCTTTAACTATCGCTGTTAGTGGTACGGGTTCTGCGGCAATGGAAGCAACTATCGCTAATTCGGTAGAACCTGGCGATGTTATTTTAATCGGCGTGGCGGGATACTTTGGTAATCGCCTTGTTGATATGGCTGGGCGATATGGTGCTGATGTCCGTAGCATTACCAAACCTTGGGGGCAAGTTTTCTCTTTAGAAGAACTCCGCACGGCGATGGAAACCCATCGCCCAACAATTTTGGCTTTGGTTCACGCTGAAACTTCTACAGGTGCGCGTCAACCATTGGAAGGTGTTGGTGAATTGTGTCGAGAATTTGGCACGTTGTTATTAGTAGATACTGTAACTAGTCTTGGTGGTGTACCGATATTTTTAGATGAGTGGGGAGTAGATTTAGCCTATAGCTGTAGTCAAAAAGGCTTGGGTTGCCCACCTGGGGCTTCACCTTTTACCATGAGTCCCCGTGCTTGGGAGAAATTGCAGCGCCGCAGCACGAAGGTGGGAAACTGGTATTTAGATATGACTTTGCTGAGTAAGTATTGGGGTAGTGAACGGGTCTATCATCATACAGCCCCAATCAACTTGTATTATGCGCTGCGGGAAGCCTTGCGGTTAGTTGCCGAGGAAGGATTAGCCAATTGCTGGCAACGTCATCAAAAGAATGTGGAATATTTCTGGGACAGGCTAGAAGACGTAGGACTGAGTTTGCACGTTGAACGGGAATATCGTTTGCCTACTCTCACAACAGTCCGCATTCCTGAAGGGGTGGATGGTAAAGCGATTGCCCGACAGCTGTTAACAGAACACGGAATTGAAGTTGGCGGTGGACTGGGAGAACTGGCTGGTAAAGTGTGGCGTGTTGGGTTGATGGGCTTTAATAGCCGTAAGGAAAATGTTGACCGACTGATAGAAGCACTGGAGAAAGTGTTACCTAAATAG
- the purD gene encoding phosphoribosylamine--glycine ligase: MKVLVVGNGGREHAIAWKLLQSEQVEQVVCVPGNGGTAKMARCQNLPLAVDDFAGISQYALANDISLVVVGPEVPLAKGITDYLQAQGLMVFGPVKAGAQIEASKAWAKALMQEADIPTAKAAVFTEAGAAKSYIKAQGVPIVVKADGLAAGKGVTVATTIEQAESAIDAIFQGQFGSAGEFVVIEECLIGQEVSVLALTDGLTIRPLLPAQDHKRVGEGDTGDNTGGMGAYCPAPIATPELMSRVQTEVLEKAIATLRTKGIDYRGVLYAGLMITPEGDFQVLEFNCRFGDPETQVILPLLATPLIDLILACVQQRLAELPPIAWHSGAAATVVAASGGYPGDYQRGKVITGIDAAAAAGVTVFHAGTNLNDQQQVVTDGGRVLNVTGTGENFPQAIAQAYTGLHFIQFEGIYYRRDIGYKVLSTEC, translated from the coding sequence GTGAAAGTTTTAGTTGTCGGTAATGGAGGGCGTGAACACGCCATAGCATGGAAGTTATTGCAATCAGAGCAAGTTGAACAAGTGGTTTGTGTACCTGGAAATGGTGGTACAGCCAAGATGGCAAGGTGTCAGAATTTGCCCTTAGCAGTCGATGATTTTGCAGGTATCAGCCAATACGCCCTAGCAAATGACATTTCTTTGGTAGTGGTCGGGCCAGAAGTCCCACTGGCGAAGGGAATTACAGACTACTTACAAGCGCAAGGACTAATGGTATTTGGCCCTGTCAAAGCCGGGGCGCAAATTGAGGCCAGCAAGGCTTGGGCAAAGGCACTGATGCAGGAAGCTGATATTCCGACTGCTAAGGCTGCGGTATTTACGGAGGCTGGGGCAGCTAAATCATATATTAAAGCTCAAGGTGTGCCGATAGTTGTCAAAGCCGATGGCTTGGCAGCCGGGAAGGGTGTAACAGTTGCCACCACAATAGAACAAGCGGAGAGCGCCATTGATGCCATTTTCCAAGGGCAGTTCGGCAGTGCTGGTGAGTTTGTTGTAATTGAAGAGTGTTTAATTGGGCAAGAGGTATCAGTTTTAGCTTTAACAGATGGGTTAACAATTCGCCCCCTGTTACCAGCCCAAGACCATAAACGAGTCGGTGAGGGTGATACAGGCGATAATACTGGGGGGATGGGGGCATACTGCCCAGCGCCCATTGCCACACCAGAATTAATGTCACGGGTGCAAACAGAAGTTTTAGAGAAAGCGATCGCCACTCTCCGCACTAAAGGCATAGACTATCGTGGTGTGCTTTACGCCGGCTTGATGATTACACCGGAAGGCGACTTTCAGGTGTTGGAATTTAACTGTCGCTTTGGTGATCCTGAAACCCAGGTGATTTTGCCATTGTTAGCCACACCCTTGATAGATTTAATCCTGGCTTGTGTACAGCAGCGGTTGGCGGAACTGCCCCCCATCGCTTGGCACAGTGGCGCAGCGGCTACTGTGGTGGCGGCCTCTGGTGGTTATCCAGGGGATTATCAAAGGGGCAAGGTAATTACTGGCATTGACGCAGCAGCAGCAGCGGGAGTTACCGTATTTCATGCCGGGACAAACTTGAACGACCAACAGCAAGTTGTCACTGATGGGGGAAGGGTATTAAATGTGACTGGCACAGGAGAAAATTTTCCGCAAGCGATCGCCCAAGCTTACACAGGTCTGCATTTCATTCAGTTTGAAGGAATATATTATAGGAGAGACATTGGCTATAAAGTGCTGAGTACTGAGTGCTGA
- a CDS encoding HigA family addiction module antitoxin — translation MNQNLAPARVPTPGKILSREIEARGWTQKDLAEIMGCPVQTINEIIRINKQITPEIAIKLSLALGTSPEFWTNLEAKYRF, via the coding sequence ATGAACCAGAATTTAGCACCAGCGAGAGTACCAACACCAGGAAAAATTTTAAGTCGAGAAATAGAAGCCCGTGGCTGGACACAGAAAGATTTAGCCGAAATTATGGGTTGCCCAGTTCAAACTATCAACGAAATTATTCGGATTAACAAGCAAATTACACCTGAAATAGCTATCAAACTCTCACTCGCCTTGGGGACTTCTCCTGAGTTTTGGACTAACTTGGAAGCCAAATATCGCTTTTAA